From one Salvelinus alpinus chromosome 14, SLU_Salpinus.1, whole genome shotgun sequence genomic stretch:
- the galnt3 gene encoding polypeptide N-acetylgalactosaminyltransferase 3, whose protein sequence is MSGLRRVLRRRLHPLKLVIVALIFVTFLFLIQREVVSQSPSLEEPWLKEIAVKRDAVLGMVMGAVNNFRDAMPKMQIKAPVRQQDNAGDFSCLPGTYTAAELRPSLERPPQDPNSPGASGKPFHTDKLSPAEQKEKDRGEEKHCFNLYASDRISLSRDLGPDTRPPECIEQTFKRCPPLLTTSVIIVFHNEGWTTLLRTVYSVLHTSPAIFLKEIILVDDASVDDALKEELDEYLKRLHIVHVVRQRERKGLITARLLGASVATGDILTFLDAHCECFSGWLEPLLARIAENYTAVVSPDITTIDLNTFEFMKPSPYGQNHNRGNFDWGLSFGWESLPDHEKQRRKDETYPIKTPTFAGGLFSISKDYFYLIGSYDEQMEIWGGENIEMSFRVWQCGGQLEIIPCSIVGHVFRTKSPHTFPKGTQVIARNQVRLAEVWMDDYKEIFYRRNQQAAQLAKDRAFGDVGRRVDLRERLQCKSFSWYLKNVYPEVFMPDLNPLHFGSVKNVGKDSCLDAGENNEGGKPLILYPCHGLGGNQYFEYSTHHEIRHNIQKELCLHGTDGAVKLEDCQYKGRNTFVGAEQKWELRENQLFYIPGWNLCLSARHEHPSLVACNPSDRYQLWLYV, encoded by the exons ATGAGTGGTCTCCGCAGAGTTCTCAGAAGGCGATTACACCCCTTAAAACTGGTGATAGTGGCCCTTATCTTTGTCACATTTCTCTTTCTAATACAACGTGAGGTAGTAAGCCAAAGTCCCTCCCTAGAAGAGCCCTGGCTGAAGGAGATAGCTGTCAAGCGGGATGCCGTGCTGGGCATGGTGATGGGGGCCGTCAATAACTTTAGGGATGCTATGCCAAAGATGCAGATCAAAGCCCCAGTGCGTCAGCAGGACAATGCAGGGGACTTCTCCTGTTTGCCAGGGACCTACACGGCTGCTGAGCTGAGGCCATCCCTGGAGCGTCCACCTCAGGACCCCAACAGTCCCGGGGCCTCTGGGAAGCCCTTTCACACAGATAAACTGAGCCCTGCTGAACAGAAGGAGAAGGACCGGGGAGAGGAGAAACACTGCTTTAACCTCTACGCCAGCGACCGCATTTCTCTCAGCCGTGACCTGGGTCCTGACACCAGACCACCGGA ATGTATCGAGCAAACGTTCAAGCGCTGTCCCCCTTTGCTGACCACCAGCGTGATCATTGTGTTTCACAATGAAGGCTGGACTACTCTGCTGAGGACGGTGTACAGCGTCCTCCACACCTCCCCTGCCATCTTCCTCAAGGAGATCATCCTGGTGGACGATGCCAGTGTGGACG ACGCCTTGAAAGAGGAGTTGGATGAATATTTGAAGCGGCTGCACATTGTGCATGTGGTGCGGCAGCGGGAGAGGAAGGGCCTGATCACCGCTCGGCTACTGGGAGCCTCGGTGGCCACCGGAGACATCCTCACCTTCCTCGACGCTCACT GTGAATGCTTCAGTGGCTGGCTGGAGCCTCTGCTGGCCAGGATAGCAGAGAACTACACTGCAGTAGTGAGTCCTGACATCACTACCATTGACCTCAACACTTTTGAGTTTATGAAGCCCTCGCCGTACGGGCAGAATCACAACCGTGGTAACTTCGACTGGGGCCTGTCCTTCGGCTGGGAGAGTCTACCGGACCACGAGAAACAAAGGAGGAAGGATGAGACCTATCCTATCAA GACACCAACTTTTGCTGGGGGACTCTTCTCTATCTCCAAGGACTACTTCTATCTCATCGGAAGCTATGATGAACAAATGGAAATCTGGGGCGGAGAGAATATTGAAATGTCTTTCAGA gtgtgGCAGTGTGGGGGTCAGCTAGAAATCATCCCTTGCTCCATTGTGGGTCACGTGTTCCGCACCAAGAGCCCCCACACCTTCCCCAAGGGCACCCAGGTGATCGCACGCAACCAGGTGCGGCTGGCCGAGGTCTGGATGGACGACTACAAGGAAATCTTCTACCGACGCAACCAGCAAGCCGCCCAGCTGGCCAAAGAC AGGGCCTTCGGAGATGTCGGGCGTCGCGTGGACCTCCGGGAGCGGCTGCAGTGCAAGAGCTTCTCCTGGTATTTGAAAAATGTGTATCCAGAGGTCTTCATGCCCgatctcaacccgctccactttGGCTCG GTGAAAAATGTAGGTAAAGACTCGTGTCTGGATGCAGGGGAGAACAACGAGGGAGGGAAACCGCTGATCTTGTATCCATGCCACGGCCTCGGAGGAAACCAG TATTTTGAGTACTCGACCCATCATGAGATCCGGCACAACATTCAGAAGGAGCTGTGTTTGCATGGGACGGATGGAGCCGTGAAGTTGGAAGACTGCCAGTATAAAGGCCGCAACACGTTTGTAGGAGCAGAACAGAAGTGGGAGTTAAGGGAG AACCAGCTATTCTACATCCCAGGATGGAACCTGTGTCTGAGTGCTCGTCATGAGCACCCCTCCTTGGTGGCCTGTAATCCCTCAGACAGATACCAGCTGTGGCTCTACGTCTGA
- the csrnp3 gene encoding cysteine/serine-rich nuclear protein 3 isoform X2: MSGILKRRFEEVSSSPCSSLRESDYEVSCSESGDSSDSVNPSASATFTPDSILKREKRVRTRRVHFENVTVYYFSRRQGFTSVPSQGGSTLGMSNRHSCVRQFSLGEFALEQERIHRDMLRDHLKEEKINSIKLKLTKNGTVESEEANTLTAEDISDDDIDLENTEVDEYFFLQPLTTKKRRALLRTSGVKKIDVEEKHELRAIRLSREDCGCDCRVFCDPETCACSVAGIKCQVDRMSFPCGCTKEGCSNAAGRVEFNPIRVRTHFLHTIMKLELEKSREQQQASPANGYHGESNSHSHGNPLVQTQHSLEYSLTDPTLQQSAIMHLQTADNMEEPLDDEDEDDEENEEDEEDEEDNSSLCSGLSDSSTRSLANSDSEEEEDEEEEKSEDFEDGVRTAPVSHTEVVPLSSVLCYSDGTVPQDNHIEKHMNGNSYLLSSQAEYYQQENPSAVASANGTASQPSETYGEALSFPHPVSTSSGAMPQGPFNMAADKAEQYTDYAHQAEEQYTNQHFTLTNGRAATTAMGCCTPDLENNMVQSKGTFPEQPGGISQMEFHNNYLNNKSSQKGYGSNGKCFVTEQPKEVSSANDLSEGPSLADSTKTSALAENLPQVAPV, from the exons ATGAGCGGAATACTTAAGAGGAGGTTTGAGGAGGTGTCCTCCTCGCCATGCTCCTCGTTGCGGGAGTCTGATTACGAGGTCTCCTGCAGCGAGAGCGGGGACAGCAGCGACAGTGTCAACCCCTCGGCCTCGGCCACCTTCACCC CTGATTCCATACTGAAGCGAGAGAAGCGTGTGAGGACGAGGAGGGTGCACTTTGAGAACGTGACGGTGTACTACTTCAGCCGGCGCCAGGGTTTCACCAGTGTGCCCAGTCAGGGAGGCAGTACGCTGGGCATGTCCAACAGACACAGCTGTGTCAGGCAGTTCTCCCTGGGAGAGTTTGCCCTGGAGCAGGAGAGGATCCACAGAGACATGCTCCGAGATCATCTGAAGGAGGAGAAAATCAACTCCATTAAACTCAAG CTGACTAAGAACGGTACAGTGGAGTCGGAGGAGGCCAACACGCTCACGGCTGAGGACATCTCTGACGATGACATTGACCTGGAAAACACGGAGGTGGATGAGTACTTCTTCCTCCAGCCCCTCACCACGAAGAAGCGCCGGGCTCTGCTGCGGACCTCGGGGGTGAAGAAAATTGACGTGGAGGAGAAGCACGAGCTGCGGGCCATCCGGTTGTCCAGGGAGGACTGTGGCTGCGACTGCAGAGTGTTCTGTGACCCAGAGACATGTGCGTGCAGTGTAGCAGGAATCAAATGCCAG GTGGACCGCATGTCTTTTCCCTGTGGCTGTACCAAGGAGGGCTGTAGCAACGCGGCCGGCCGGGTGGAATTTAACCCCATCCGTGTACGGACCCACTTCCTGCACACCATCATGAAGCTAGAGCTGGAGAAGAGCCGCGAGCAGCAGCAGGCCTCCCCTGCCAATGGTTACCATGGCGAAAGCAACAGCCACAGCCACGGCAACCCGCTGGTCCAGACCCAACATAGTCTGGAGTACTCTCTGACAGACCCAACACTCCAACAGTCTGCCATCATGCACCTCCAGACAGCTGACAACATGGAAGAGCCTCTAGATGATGAGGATGAGGACGatgaggagaatgaggaggatgaggaggacgaagaggaCAACAGCAGTTTATGCAGCGGACTGTCTGACTCCAGCACTCGGAGCTTGGCTAACAGTGactctgaggaagaggaggatgaggaggaggagaagtcgGAGGACTTTGAGGATGGTGTGAGGACGGCGCCTGTGTCCCACACAGAGGTTGTCCCCCtgtcctctgtgttgtgttactctgaTGGCACCGTGCCACAGGACAACCACATTGAAAAGCACATGAATGGAAACTCTTATTTACTCAGCTCCCAAGCCGAGTATTATCAGCAGGAGAACCCCAGTGCTGTTGCCTCTGCCAACGGGACGGCCAGCCAACCCAGTGAAACTTACGGAGAGGCCTTATCATTCCCACACCCAGTTAGCACTAGCAGCGGGGCCATGCCACAAGGACCATTCAACATGGCCGCCGACAAGGCAGAGCAGTACACAGACTACGCCCACCAGGCTGAGGAACAGTACACCAATCAACACTTTACCCTGACCAACGGCAGAGCAGCAACCACTGCCATGGGCTGCTGCACACCTGACCTGGAAAACAACATGGTCCAATCTAAAGGAACATTCCCTGAGCAGCCTGGGGGCATTAGCCAGATGgagttccacaacaactacctgaaCAATAAGAGCTCCCAGAAAGGCTACGGTAGTAATGGGAAGTGTTTTGTAACAGAGCAGCCAAAGGAAGTGTCTAGTGCTAATGATTTGTCTGAAGGGCCTTCTCTAGCAGACAGTACAAAGACCTCTGCATTAGCAGAGAATCTCCCCCAGGTCGCACCAGTTTAG
- the csrnp3 gene encoding cysteine/serine-rich nuclear protein 3 isoform X1 codes for MSLCVARILLPSLTVRRGSKESENTPVDTGAVAETEKRAMSGILKRRFEEVSSSPCSSLRESDYEVSCSESGDSSDSVNPSASATFTPDSILKREKRVRTRRVHFENVTVYYFSRRQGFTSVPSQGGSTLGMSNRHSCVRQFSLGEFALEQERIHRDMLRDHLKEEKINSIKLKLTKNGTVESEEANTLTAEDISDDDIDLENTEVDEYFFLQPLTTKKRRALLRTSGVKKIDVEEKHELRAIRLSREDCGCDCRVFCDPETCACSVAGIKCQVDRMSFPCGCTKEGCSNAAGRVEFNPIRVRTHFLHTIMKLELEKSREQQQASPANGYHGESNSHSHGNPLVQTQHSLEYSLTDPTLQQSAIMHLQTADNMEEPLDDEDEDDEENEEDEEDEEDNSSLCSGLSDSSTRSLANSDSEEEEDEEEEKSEDFEDGVRTAPVSHTEVVPLSSVLCYSDGTVPQDNHIEKHMNGNSYLLSSQAEYYQQENPSAVASANGTASQPSETYGEALSFPHPVSTSSGAMPQGPFNMAADKAEQYTDYAHQAEEQYTNQHFTLTNGRAATTAMGCCTPDLENNMVQSKGTFPEQPGGISQMEFHNNYLNNKSSQKGYGSNGKCFVTEQPKEVSSANDLSEGPSLADSTKTSALAENLPQVAPV; via the exons GTGCAGTGGCGGAGACGGAGAAGAGGGCCATGAGCGGAATACTTAAGAGGAGGTTTGAGGAGGTGTCCTCCTCGCCATGCTCCTCGTTGCGGGAGTCTGATTACGAGGTCTCCTGCAGCGAGAGCGGGGACAGCAGCGACAGTGTCAACCCCTCGGCCTCGGCCACCTTCACCC CTGATTCCATACTGAAGCGAGAGAAGCGTGTGAGGACGAGGAGGGTGCACTTTGAGAACGTGACGGTGTACTACTTCAGCCGGCGCCAGGGTTTCACCAGTGTGCCCAGTCAGGGAGGCAGTACGCTGGGCATGTCCAACAGACACAGCTGTGTCAGGCAGTTCTCCCTGGGAGAGTTTGCCCTGGAGCAGGAGAGGATCCACAGAGACATGCTCCGAGATCATCTGAAGGAGGAGAAAATCAACTCCATTAAACTCAAG CTGACTAAGAACGGTACAGTGGAGTCGGAGGAGGCCAACACGCTCACGGCTGAGGACATCTCTGACGATGACATTGACCTGGAAAACACGGAGGTGGATGAGTACTTCTTCCTCCAGCCCCTCACCACGAAGAAGCGCCGGGCTCTGCTGCGGACCTCGGGGGTGAAGAAAATTGACGTGGAGGAGAAGCACGAGCTGCGGGCCATCCGGTTGTCCAGGGAGGACTGTGGCTGCGACTGCAGAGTGTTCTGTGACCCAGAGACATGTGCGTGCAGTGTAGCAGGAATCAAATGCCAG GTGGACCGCATGTCTTTTCCCTGTGGCTGTACCAAGGAGGGCTGTAGCAACGCGGCCGGCCGGGTGGAATTTAACCCCATCCGTGTACGGACCCACTTCCTGCACACCATCATGAAGCTAGAGCTGGAGAAGAGCCGCGAGCAGCAGCAGGCCTCCCCTGCCAATGGTTACCATGGCGAAAGCAACAGCCACAGCCACGGCAACCCGCTGGTCCAGACCCAACATAGTCTGGAGTACTCTCTGACAGACCCAACACTCCAACAGTCTGCCATCATGCACCTCCAGACAGCTGACAACATGGAAGAGCCTCTAGATGATGAGGATGAGGACGatgaggagaatgaggaggatgaggaggacgaagaggaCAACAGCAGTTTATGCAGCGGACTGTCTGACTCCAGCACTCGGAGCTTGGCTAACAGTGactctgaggaagaggaggatgaggaggaggagaagtcgGAGGACTTTGAGGATGGTGTGAGGACGGCGCCTGTGTCCCACACAGAGGTTGTCCCCCtgtcctctgtgttgtgttactctgaTGGCACCGTGCCACAGGACAACCACATTGAAAAGCACATGAATGGAAACTCTTATTTACTCAGCTCCCAAGCCGAGTATTATCAGCAGGAGAACCCCAGTGCTGTTGCCTCTGCCAACGGGACGGCCAGCCAACCCAGTGAAACTTACGGAGAGGCCTTATCATTCCCACACCCAGTTAGCACTAGCAGCGGGGCCATGCCACAAGGACCATTCAACATGGCCGCCGACAAGGCAGAGCAGTACACAGACTACGCCCACCAGGCTGAGGAACAGTACACCAATCAACACTTTACCCTGACCAACGGCAGAGCAGCAACCACTGCCATGGGCTGCTGCACACCTGACCTGGAAAACAACATGGTCCAATCTAAAGGAACATTCCCTGAGCAGCCTGGGGGCATTAGCCAGATGgagttccacaacaactacctgaaCAATAAGAGCTCCCAGAAAGGCTACGGTAGTAATGGGAAGTGTTTTGTAACAGAGCAGCCAAAGGAAGTGTCTAGTGCTAATGATTTGTCTGAAGGGCCTTCTCTAGCAGACAGTACAAAGACCTCTGCATTAGCAGAGAATCTCCCCCAGGTCGCACCAGTTTAG